One region of Pogona vitticeps strain Pit_001003342236 chromosome 1, PviZW2.1, whole genome shotgun sequence genomic DNA includes:
- the CASP8AP2 gene encoding CASP8-associated protein 2 isoform X2 — MAKSDDEMTFSNRLYGNSPCREGDESSVDIYDGLDSTPTVSISNSSEVTLSTTGLNLFDEILIEEGTAKEATYKDLQAEHEKCQQQLQDFIKRVKEIQEQNSALQNENQSLKKNISALIKTARVEIKRKDDEINNLQRRLSEIASHQNTRQYFPGSTSTTRSFEGSKAKNKLKDILPDNNSKTDSRTKQAVAPTLSHSYLSWNPKNKKFHSETRRTSYIPQSDPEQLYTDAAHPRLVNISGSCDEEKKKEIKNSEHNSRENNFRCESKAQQNPDGLLDAHKKLQVNSQKTDRNGQWKINKDFKLKNNLYTEKQTDKGSSDGEKRLMPKGRLLPQTGHLNEDRGKKSEDINHKDLKAQNKEENINAQKNKQYDKHLEQQRTGMLISHPEKHAIATGPQKLNKSNVEDRKMKETDGRRNKGVSNHGFQGDKVSLPPCPMSIREPKHGHSKEDDRKYEHIDSKSNRHRTEEKRKNKRGNLIEDKNSENERDSKETLQKMRGTIKMKDSAKEGKKVFLAEDNAKSVGGIEEHMPVKAGKDEEQSKSKDLKLSFMQKLNLTLSPAKKQTDKLKSGAKPTSKYDADTPSQEIALVQSVPLNSNSTKQTKTPSSLADDNPAQTKMEKITSAFENEMQIGNGVLTEAVSAELSATSFQQNIAGQYQLSEAKIEMEEVNETFVAPSLGSPMDQHTLPDSCFSDLETISSVDFDTFCVIDEINGSDSDSLMDEGQVSKCADKEVLVDPEKGNRLVPHETAAEKARILSADMSETNPKVHNSEPSFSDHGNLPEALCDQGLKPTFEPRDTNPVLTEDENSILSVDLNQMRCIPKAISPLNSPMRPLPRVLRTESLYEGPVKGYNTESTIVCPGRSQSGEINKENQKPLHTDHPVLEESHLSMSSNELEEGEIVSDDGEAETEQNTEYSKTIKRKSSDRSDLSNSTSNHKAKSTSSGEDSGKLNSGKRSKEKPHGGTVKSSKEMKKNKAVSIDCLEKIVQIIIEPSTAHEFMNMMRAIRKQIRRNYMKFKIHFPVQHFHRIIDSAVLNFTSLVKYLDFSKMTKSNGTLKLDLCEVIESKLNQIKKNSAIEYLFKQQESDMKKKLWKLVDEQLDHLFDKIKKILLKLCNLKNFGNECSERKLDKRMNAGPKCLVNHKTDRQKSKKPILNVITKKPEDCTLSKPTAGSQLSKRDHCDINKPHTHKNTTTKSKRSYTDNAKYSETNTGLLKERSIENTSLKAGKYEKEESQMVGDPHKSDISSGPLTEQQMSGLTFNLVNDAQMGEMFKSLLQGSDLSEKNVDFIDEHQWEFRTPVKHTPEDQSCEEDTVYEAEESVPKNSHIESRVLDGIKWPTVSPERDSTFLTRLHMPVDPDILDESCMFEIPTDQALKKGEICISEKPKSLVSSILLEDLAVSLTIPSPLKSDAHLSFLKPDVLGSVPEDVLSAHFSEDAHLEEEDVSEQDIHLALESDNSSSKSSCSSSWATMPTAPGFQYCPNLPMQAVIMEKSNDHFIVKIRRAAPSTSPNLDQSTDEPLASLAENGSNEIMSEEKCDTSDSKSIALEDKMTTENSVNIVDSEDGNHTGEKQVSGSPEFVKEISVYLENGQESVQSKPSVPNDVIVSKETWCSKSRPCNMFELLKEPYSNSGEIEDHYLLGSHQGLHSDAGQEITSDLQDPSKELKGSLKESSSKTSQHEETPEMFKLPEMHTVKVLGGESVLSAKECSTISPVAVPLAEELSSKSHCHFDICIDMTDDTPMENEVDSWNLTGQSAVNDIPRSLYKDKKELKAEVYGEAFHISEQAGNLIGLPDKPEICGNAETKTLTNNSGQWCEENLDKESKKRKKETEETASVKRQKKESNPLACKKNSKSNKKSQEITSVGKSASDKKAASTRDKDAPLSTLSKSASNLCAKNIIKKKGEVVISWTRNDDREILLECQKKGPSEKTFASVATRLNKNPAQVEERFRQLVKLFKMSNCS; from the exons ATGGCAAAAAGTGATGATGAAATGACGTTTTCTAATCGTCTGTATGGCA ATTCTCCTTGTCGAGAAGGTGATGAAAGTTCAGTGGATATATATGATGGCTTAGACAGCACTCCAACTGTTTCAA TTAGCAATTCTTCAGAAGTGACCCTATCCACAACTGGTTTAAATCTGTTTGATGAGATCCTGATTGAAGAAGGAACAGCAAAGGAAGCTACTTACAAAGAT TTGCAGGCTGAACATGAGAAATGTCAACAACAGCTTCAAGATTTTATAAAAAGGGTTAAGGAGATACAGGAACAG aattctGCTCTCCAAAATGAAAATCAGTCCCTTAAGAAGAATATTTCAGCTCTTATCAAAACAGCCAGAGTCGAAATTAAGCGGAAGGATGATGAAATTAATAATCTCCAACGAAG GTTGTCAGAAATTGCATCTCATCAGAATACTCGACAATACTTCCCAGGCTCTACTAGTACTACAAGAAGTTTTGAGGgatcaaaagcaaaaaataaattaaaagatatcCTTCCGGATAACAATTCAAAAACTGATTCAAGAACTAAGCAAGCTGTGGCCCCTACCCTATCTCATAGTTACCTGTCTTGGAACCCAAAAAATAAGAAATTTCATTCAGAAACAAGACGTACTTCATATATACCTCAGTCTGATCCAGAACAGCTTTACACTGATGCTGCTCATCCAAGACTAGTAAATATTAGTGGCTCTTgtgatgaagaaaagaaaaaagaaattaaaaacagtgAGCATAATAGCAGAGAGAACAACTTCAGATGTGAATCAAAAGCACAACAAAATCCAGATGGATTATTAGATGCTCACAAGAAGTTGCAAGTAAACTCACAAAAAACAGATAGAAATGGACAGTGGAAAATTAATAAGGACTTCAAGCTCAAAAACAACTTGTatacagaaaaacaaactgaTAAAGGATCTTCTGATGGGGAGAAGCGACTAATGCCTAAGGGCAGATTACTGCCCCAAACAGGACATCTCAATGAGGACAGGGGCAAAAAATCAGAAGACATAAATCATAAGGATCTGAAAGCgcaaaacaaagaggaaaacattaatgcacaaaaaaacaagcaatatGATAAGCATCTAGAACAGCAAAGAACTGGAATGCTTATTAGTCACCCTGAAAAGCATGCAATTGCCACTGGTCCTCAGAAACTAAATAAAAGCAATGTAGAAGACAGAAAGATGAAAGAAACTGATGGTAGAAGAAATAAAGGAGTGAGCAATCATGGATTCCAAGGAGACAAAGTATCACTACCACCGTGTCCTATGTCCATTAGAGAGCCAAAACATGGACATTCCAAGGAAGATGACAGAAAATATGAACACATagattcaaaatcaaatagacaTCGAactgaagaaaagaggaaaaacaagagaggcAATCTGATAGAGGACAAGAattctgaaaatgaaagagaTTCAAAGGAAACATTGCAAAAAATGAGAGGAACCATTAAAATGAAAGACAGTgcaaaagaggggaagaaagtcTTTCTGGCAGAAGATAATGCTAAGTCAGTTGGTGGTATAGAGGAACACATGCCTGTGAAAGCTGGAAAGGATGAGGAGCAGTCGAAAAGCAAAGACTTAAAACTGAGCTTTATGCAGAAACTAAATTTAACACTCTCCCCTgctaaaaagcaaacagacaaactAAAATCAGGAGCAAAACCCACCAGTAAATACGATGCAGATACTCCAAGTCAGGAAATAGCATTAGTACAATCTGTCCCTCTTAACAGTAACTCCACtaagcaaacaaaaacaccatCATCACTGGCCGATGACAATCCTGCTCAGactaagatggaaaaaataacCTCTGCTTTTGAGAACGAAATGCAGATCGGAAATGGCGTCCTGACAGAAGCCGTGAGTGCAGAGCTTTCTGCAACATCCTTCCAACAGAACATAGCAGGGCAGTATCAGCTGTCTGAAGCCAAAATTGAAATGGAAGAGGTTAATGAAACATTTGTGGCTCCTAGCTTGGGAAGCCCCATGGATCAACATACACTTCCAGACAGTTGTTTCAGTGACTTAGAGACTATAAGTTCAGTGGATTTTGATACTTTTTGTGTCATAGATGAGATTAATGGGTCAGATTCAGACTCACTAATGGATGAGGGGCAGGTCAGTAAATGTGCAGATAAAGAAGTCTTGGTGGATCCTGAAAAAGGAAACAGACTTGTGCCTCATGAAACTGCTGCGGAAAAAGCCAGGATACTGAGTGCAGATATGTCAGAAACCAACCCCAAGGTCCATAACTCAGAGCCAAGTTTTTCTGACCACGGAAACCTTCCAGAAGCATTGTGTGATCAAGGTTTAAAGCCTACATTTGAACCAAGAGACACAAATCCAGTTTTGACTGAAGATGAGAACTCTATACTGAGCGTAGATCTCAATCAGATGAGGTGTATTCCAAAGGCAATTAGCCCTCTGAACAGTCCAATGAGGCCGTTGCCTAGAGTCCTCAGAACAGAAAGCCTGTACGAAGGACCTGTGAAAGGTTATAATACAG AGAGCACAATAGTCTGTCCTGGAAGAAGCCAATCCGGTGAAATTAACAAGGAAAATCAAAAGCCACTTCACACAGACCACCCAGTCTTAGAAGAGTCTCATCTAAGCATGTCTTCAAATGAATTAGAAGAAGGGGAAATTGTAAGCGATGATGGGGAGGCCGAAACTGAACAGAACACTGAGTacagtaaaacaataaaaagaaaatcatctgATAGATCTGATTTGTCTAATAGTACGTCTAATCACAAGGCAAAGTCAACATCTTCTGGTGAAGATAGTGGAAAACTGAATTCTGGGAAAAGAAGTAAAGAGAAACCCCATGGTGGAACTGTAAAATCCtccaaagaaatgaagaaaaataaagctGTGAGCATTGATTGTCTTGAAAAAATAGTTCAGATTATCATTGAACCTTCCACTGCACATGAGTTTATGAACATGATGAGAGCTATAAGAAAACAAATACGTAGAAACTATATGAAATTTAAGATACATTTTCCAGTACAGCACTTTCACAGAATTATTGATTCAGCAGTTCTGAATTTTACATCACTTGTGAAATATCTAGACTTCTCTAAAATGACTAAATCAAATGGAACCTTAAAGTTGGATCTTTGTGAAGTCATAGAATCTAAACTTAACCAGATCAAAAAGAACAGTGCAATAGAGTATCTATTTAAACAGCAAGAATCAGATATGAAAAAAAAGTTGTGGAAGCTTGTCGATGAGCAACTTGACCACCTTtttgataaaattaaaaagattctTCTCAAGTTGTGTAACTTGAAAAATTTTGGAAATGAGTGTAGTGAAAGAAAGCTTGATAAAAGAATGAACGCAGGCCCTAAATGCCTTGTAAATCACAAAACTGATAGGCAGAAGTCAAAGAAACCCATCCTGAATGTTATCACTAAAAAGCCTGAAGATTGTACCCTTTCAAAGCCAACAGCAGGTAGCCAATTGTCCAAAAGAGATCACTGTGACATAAATAAaccgcacacacacaaaaatacaactACAAAATCTAAACGCTCCTATACTGATAATGCAAAATATTCTGAGACCAATACTGGACTACTCAAGGAAAGGTCCATAGAGAATACCTCTTTGAAAGCTGGAAAATATGAAAAGGAAGAATCACAGATGGTTGGAGACCCTCACAAATCTGATATTAGCTCTGGTCCTCTTACAGAGCAACAGATGTCTGGCTTAACATTCAACCTGGTCAATGATGCTCAGATGGGTGAAATGTTCAAAAGTTTGTTACAAGGCTCAGACCTTTCAGAAAAGAATGTTGACTTTATCGATGAACATCAGTGGGAGTTTAGAACACCAGTAAAACACACACCAGAAGATCAGAGCTGTGAGGAAGATACAGTGTATGAGGCAGAAGAATCAGTTCCAAAAAACAGCCACATAGAGTCAAGAGTGCTAGATGGTATTAAATGGCCCACAGTTTCACCTGAAAGAGATTCAACTTTTTTAACAAGACTGCATATGCCAGTTGATCCAGATATTCTAGATGAAAGCTGTATGTTTGAAATTCCTACTGATCAAGCTTTAAAGAAGGGTGAGATCTGCATTTCAGAGAAACCAAAATCACTTGTTTCTTCTATTCTTCTGGAAGACCTTGCAGTGTCATTAACTATCCCTTCTCCTTTGAAGTCAGATGCCCATCTTAGTTTTTTAAAACCCGATGTATTGGGGTCAGTTCCAGAGGATGTTCTAAGTGCTCATTTCAGCGAAGATGCCCATCTTGAGGAGGAAGATGTCTCTGAACAGGATATCCATTTGGCTTTGGAATCTGATAATTCAAGCAGTAAATCAAGCTGTTCTTCCTCATGGGCAACTATGCCTACTGCCCCtggatttcagtattgcccaaaTCTACCCATGCAGGCAGTAATAATGGAAAAATCAAATGACCACTTCATTGTTAAGATAAGGCGTGCTGCTCCATCTACCTCGCCAAATCTTGATCAATCCACAGATGAACCACTAGCCTCTCTTGCTGAAAATGGTAGCAATGAAATTATGTCTGAAGAAAAATGTGATACCTCGGATTCCAAAAGCATAGCATTGGAAGACAAAATGACAACTGAGAACAGTGTAAATATTGTTGACTCTGAGGATGGCAATCATACTGGGGAAAAACAAGTTTCTGGTTCGCCAGAATTTGTGAAGGAAATATCTGTTTATCTGGAGAATGGTCAGGAATCTGTTCAATCTAAACCTAGTGTTCCTAATGATGTTATCGTATCCAAAGAGACATGGTGTAGTAAATCCAGACCTTGTAACATGTTTGAACTCCTTAAAGAGCCATATAGCAATAGCGGAGAAATAGAAGACCATTATTTGCTTGGATCCCATCAGGGGTTACATAGTGATGCTGGCCAAGAAATAACGTCTGACTTGCAAGATCCCTCTAAAGAGCTGAAAGGTTCTTTGAAAGAATCCTCAAGTAAAACTAGCCAGCATGAAGAGACTCCTGAAATGTTTAAACTACCTGAGATGCACACAGTGAaagttttggggggggaaagtgtGTTGAGTGCTAAAGAATGTTCTACAATTAGCCCAGTGGCAGTTCCACTTGCAGAAGAGTTGTCCTCTAAGAGCCATTGCCATTTTGATATATGTATAGATATGACTGATGACACTCCCATGGAAAATGAAGTTGATTCATGGAACCTTACAGGGCAATCTGCTGTAAATGATATACCAAGAAGCTtatataaagataaaaaggaactTAAGGCAGAAGTCTATGGTGAAGCGTTTCATATTTCAGAGCAAGCTGGAAATTTGATAGGTCTCCCTGACAAGCCTGAAATATGTGGGAATGCTGAAACAAAAACTCTTACAAATAACAGTGGTCAGTGGTGTGAAGAAAACCTTgataaagaaagcaagaaaaggaaaaaggagacagAAGAAACAGCCAgtgttaaaagacaaaaaaaggaaagtaatcCATTGGCTtgcaagaaaaacagcaaaagcaacaaaaagtccCAGGAAATTACTTCAGTAGGCAAAAGTGCTTCAGATAAAAAGGCTGCATCTACTAGAGACAAGGATGCTCCACTATCAACATTGTCTAAATCAGCGTCAAATCTGTGTGCTAAAAATATCATTAAGAAGAAAGGAGAAGTTGTAATTTCATGGACAAG AAATGATGACAGGGAGATTCTGTTGGAGTGTCAGAAAAAGGGGCCTTCAGAAAAAACATTTGCTTCTGTTGCTACCAGGTTAAATAAAAATCCAGCTCAG gTTGAAGAACGATTCAGGCAGCTAGTGAAGCTATTCAAGATGTCGAACTGCAGTTAG